The Exiguobacterium acetylicum genome includes a window with the following:
- a CDS encoding flotillin family protein has protein sequence MNPVLIVSIVAVALIVALIVLFITKYRTVGPEEALIVSGSYLGGRNVNTDESGNRVKIIRGGGTFVLPVFQQATPLSLLSSKLEVTTPEVYTEQGVPVMADGTAIIKIGSSISEIATAAEQFLGKSKEEREGEAREVLEGHLRSILGSMTVEEIYKNRDKFSQEVQRVASQDLAKMGLVIVSFTIKDVRDKNGYLESLGKPRIAQVRRDADIATADAEKETRIKRAEASKDAKKAELERATEIAEAEKENQLKMADYRREQDIAKAKADQAYDLENARAQQEVTEQQMQIKIIERQKQIELEEREILRREKQYDAEVKKRADADRYSIEQAAQADRAKQYAEADATKYRIEASAKADAERIRLDGLAKADAERAQGETEADIIRLKGLAEAEAKEKIAQAFEQFGQAAILDMVIRMMPEYAKEIAAPLGNIDKITVVDTGSGEGGGANRVTGYATDLMASLQETLKASSGLDVKELIENFSGKGTAKPLTVNLNSHDAVAASKTED, from the coding sequence ATGAATCCAGTGTTAATCGTATCGATCGTCGCGGTCGCGTTGATCGTTGCTTTGATTGTCCTATTCATTACGAAGTATCGGACGGTTGGTCCGGAAGAAGCATTAATCGTATCCGGGAGTTATCTCGGAGGGCGCAACGTGAATACGGATGAGTCCGGCAACCGAGTGAAGATCATTCGCGGAGGCGGAACGTTCGTACTGCCTGTCTTCCAACAGGCAACACCACTGAGTTTGTTATCGAGTAAACTCGAAGTCACGACACCAGAAGTGTATACGGAGCAAGGTGTACCGGTCATGGCAGACGGAACAGCAATCATTAAAATCGGTAGCTCGATTTCTGAAATTGCGACGGCAGCGGAGCAGTTCCTCGGAAAATCAAAAGAAGAGCGCGAAGGAGAAGCCCGTGAGGTTCTCGAAGGTCACTTGCGTTCGATTCTTGGCTCGATGACCGTCGAAGAAATCTATAAGAACCGAGATAAGTTCTCGCAAGAAGTTCAGCGAGTCGCGTCACAAGACCTTGCGAAGATGGGTCTCGTCATCGTGTCGTTTACGATCAAAGATGTGCGTGACAAGAACGGATACTTAGAATCACTCGGGAAACCACGGATTGCTCAGGTTCGCCGTGATGCCGATATCGCAACGGCAGACGCGGAAAAAGAGACACGCATCAAACGAGCAGAAGCTTCAAAGGATGCGAAAAAAGCAGAACTCGAACGTGCAACGGAAATCGCTGAAGCGGAAAAAGAAAATCAGTTGAAGATGGCAGATTACCGTCGCGAGCAAGATATCGCGAAGGCGAAAGCCGACCAAGCGTATGATCTCGAGAATGCACGTGCGCAACAAGAAGTCACAGAGCAACAGATGCAAATCAAAATCATCGAGCGTCAAAAACAAATCGAACTCGAAGAACGCGAAATTCTGCGTCGTGAGAAACAATACGATGCGGAAGTCAAAAAACGTGCCGATGCGGATCGTTACTCGATTGAACAGGCAGCTCAAGCGGACCGTGCGAAGCAATATGCGGAAGCAGACGCAACGAAATACCGGATTGAAGCATCAGCAAAAGCAGATGCAGAACGAATTCGTCTCGATGGTCTCGCGAAAGCGGACGCCGAACGGGCACAAGGGGAAACAGAAGCCGATATCATTCGCTTGAAAGGTCTTGCTGAAGCAGAAGCGAAAGAAAAAATCGCGCAGGCGTTCGAACAATTCGGACAAGCCGCGATCCTTGATATGGTCATTCGGATGATGCCTGAATACGCGAAAGAGATTGCAGCACCACTCGGTAACATCGATAAGATCACAGTCGTCGATACAGGTAGCGGTGAAGGTGGTGGCGCGAACCGGGTCACAGGTTACGCAACGGATTTGATGGCGTCACTGCAAGAGACGTTAAAAGCGTCGTCAGGACTCGATGTCAAAGAGCTGATCGAGAACTTCTCCGGTAAAGGAACAGCAAAACCATTGACGGTCAATCTAAATTCACATGATGCAGTGGCAGCGTCGAAAACTGAAGACTAA